In Sphingobacterium thalpophilum, a genomic segment contains:
- a CDS encoding DNA polymerase Y family protein yields the protein MKKRFASLWFRYLKTDWLTVCKPHLQDVPVVLSVAVQGKLIVSACNAFAEQAGIHAGMAIADARAFIPSLKIIKEQAGLAEKLLHSIADWCIRYTPWVSLDEPDGIMLDISGCAHLWGGEATYLTSIVSQFKQHGYTVRMGIADTIGAAWAITHFGSENTIINEQAQSEALFPLHPAALRLEEVQLKRLQSLGLQSIGSFAKMPRSVLRRRFGDSLLLRLDQAMGLEDEFVLPIKANLPYEERLPCLEPICTAHGIELALEELLNKLCKRLSGEGKGLRAAELNCHRVDGKLETISIETNRATAQVKHILQLFAIKIPQIEPALGIELFTLEVSKVEIADPIQENLWNNRIGLKNPTVTELLDRLKSRDANCEISRYVPSAHYWPERSMKIAAKMDEVAAVDWQTARPRPTRLLKIPERIIVTAPIPDYPPILFRYKGDTYTIRKADGPERIEREWWIDPGEHRDYYAVEDLQGRRFWLYRAGHYDGQADQWFIHGFFA from the coding sequence ATGAAAAAAAGATTTGCGTCCCTTTGGTTTCGTTACTTAAAAACAGATTGGCTTACTGTCTGTAAGCCACATTTGCAGGATGTTCCTGTTGTTTTGTCTGTCGCTGTGCAAGGAAAATTAATCGTTAGTGCGTGTAACGCATTTGCAGAGCAAGCGGGGATACATGCAGGTATGGCTATAGCAGATGCACGGGCATTTATTCCATCACTTAAAATCATCAAAGAGCAAGCTGGATTGGCTGAAAAATTACTCCATTCCATAGCAGATTGGTGCATAAGGTATACACCATGGGTTTCATTGGATGAGCCGGATGGAATTATGCTCGATATAAGTGGTTGTGCACATCTTTGGGGTGGAGAGGCAACTTACTTAACAAGTATTGTTTCTCAATTTAAACAACATGGTTATACTGTGCGCATGGGCATTGCTGATACCATTGGGGCCGCATGGGCTATCACACATTTTGGTTCTGAAAATACGATTATAAATGAACAGGCGCAGTCAGAGGCACTTTTTCCCTTGCACCCTGCAGCACTACGATTGGAAGAGGTTCAATTGAAAAGGTTGCAATCGCTTGGACTACAGTCAATAGGAAGTTTTGCAAAAATGCCGCGTTCAGTCTTGCGTAGAAGATTTGGTGACAGCCTATTACTTCGACTGGATCAGGCCATGGGGCTGGAAGATGAATTTGTTCTTCCTATAAAAGCTAATTTACCGTATGAAGAGCGATTACCTTGTCTCGAACCCATCTGTACAGCACACGGTATTGAACTGGCGCTGGAAGAGTTATTAAACAAGTTGTGTAAACGTTTGTCGGGAGAGGGGAAAGGATTACGTGCAGCTGAATTGAATTGCCACCGCGTGGATGGGAAATTAGAGACAATCAGCATTGAGACTAATCGTGCTACTGCCCAGGTCAAACATATCCTTCAATTATTTGCCATAAAGATTCCACAGATTGAACCGGCATTGGGGATTGAATTATTTACTTTGGAGGTTTCAAAAGTTGAAATCGCAGATCCTATTCAGGAAAATCTTTGGAACAATAGAATTGGCCTCAAAAACCCGACAGTTACCGAACTGTTAGATCGCTTGAAAAGTAGGGACGCCAATTGTGAGATTTCACGCTATGTGCCATCTGCGCACTACTGGCCGGAACGATCCATGAAAATAGCGGCTAAAATGGATGAGGTTGCAGCTGTTGACTGGCAAACTGCAAGGCCACGTCCAACACGACTATTGAAGATCCCTGAACGTATTATAGTCACAGCACCCATACCCGACTATCCACCCATACTGTTCCGTTATAAGGGAGATACCTATACTATAAGGAAAGCAGATGGCCCCGAACGTATTGAACGCGAATGGTGGATTGATCCTGGTGAACATCGGGATTACTATGCCGTGGAAGATCTGCAAGGTCGGCGCTTTTGGCTATATCGTGCCGGGCATTATGACGGACAGGCAGATCAATGGTTTATACATGGTTTTTTTGCATAA
- a CDS encoding ImuA family protein, with product MMLDDKQALISKLKKDLLSWQGVAQSLNDECAIDLGPLEKAFPNGIFPKGVIHEFVSFNRMDSAASCGFIGALLGKLMQNDGICIWIGSIQTVFPAAIKSFGVDPASIVFVSMKRERDVLWAMEEALKCHGITAVLAEIHQLDFIQSRRLQLAVEKSRVTGFILQHNPKILLATSCAARWKVTSLPSQSDDGLPGIGYPCWEVELLKVRNGNPAKGQIIWSPQGFRTFLKKDVQITDWTYNYQNLG from the coding sequence ATGATGTTAGATGATAAACAAGCTTTGATTAGCAAACTTAAAAAAGACTTACTGTCGTGGCAGGGAGTAGCTCAAAGTTTGAATGATGAATGCGCTATAGATTTGGGGCCTTTGGAAAAAGCTTTTCCAAATGGAATCTTTCCCAAAGGTGTTATACATGAATTTGTTAGCTTTAACCGCATGGATAGTGCTGCTTCCTGTGGATTTATTGGTGCTTTGCTTGGAAAACTGATGCAAAATGATGGGATTTGTATTTGGATAGGCTCTATTCAAACGGTATTTCCTGCTGCTATCAAATCATTTGGAGTTGATCCGGCCTCGATTGTTTTTGTCTCCATGAAACGGGAAAGAGATGTTTTATGGGCAATGGAAGAAGCGTTGAAATGCCATGGCATAACAGCCGTATTGGCTGAAATACATCAGCTGGATTTTATTCAGTCAAGGCGCCTTCAACTTGCCGTAGAAAAAAGCCGGGTGACAGGATTTATACTTCAACATAACCCCAAGATCTTGTTGGCGACGAGTTGTGCTGCACGTTGGAAGGTTACTTCTTTACCTAGTCAATCGGATGATGGATTACCTGGTATTGGTTACCCCTGTTGGGAAGTAGAGCTGCTTAAGGTAAGAAATGGTAATCCAGCCAAAGGACAAATTATCTGGTCTCCACAAGGATTTAGAACATTCCTCAAAAAAGATGTGCAGATCACAGATTGGACCTATAATTATCAAAATTTAGGCTAG
- a CDS encoding LytTR family DNA-binding domain-containing protein encodes MKVYILEDEHNIYLYIKSLLDAIPYVQIVGYSPSIAQAERELLESNPDLILADIQLKDGSSLSFLSELKLDINTIFITAFNQYAIEALNIGAIAYLLKPLVPEQFMEAIEKCYKKNTEFKFNSMQLSMAESYLKSPSRPRKIALRTFEYTQIVNIDDILYCHGDKGYTTFYIKDNKPMMVSKVLKHFETMLPESEFIRCHQSYLINANYIKKYFKDGQIEMSDGKMIPVATRKKDVIQQFLNDI; translated from the coding sequence ATGAAAGTTTATATTCTTGAAGACGAGCATAACATCTATCTGTATATTAAGTCTCTGTTAGATGCGATACCCTATGTTCAGATAGTAGGTTATAGTCCCTCTATTGCCCAGGCAGAACGTGAATTGCTTGAATCTAATCCAGATCTTATTTTAGCCGATATTCAATTGAAAGACGGATCCAGTTTATCCTTCCTTTCAGAACTGAAATTGGATATTAATACCATCTTTATAACAGCATTTAACCAGTATGCCATAGAAGCCCTAAATATAGGTGCCATTGCGTATTTATTAAAGCCATTAGTCCCAGAACAATTTATGGAAGCTATTGAAAAATGTTATAAAAAAAATACGGAATTTAAGTTCAATAGCATGCAATTAAGTATGGCCGAAAGCTATCTGAAATCTCCAAGTAGACCTCGTAAGATAGCGCTTCGTACATTTGAATATACCCAGATCGTGAATATTGATGATATTCTTTATTGTCATGGAGATAAAGGGTATACTACATTTTATATCAAAGACAATAAACCGATGATGGTTTCAAAAGTCCTTAAGCATTTTGAAACGATGCTTCCTGAATCTGAATTTATTCGTTGTCATCAATCTTATTTAATCAATGCCAATTATATTAAAAAATATTTCAAGGATGGCCAAATAGAAATGTCTGATGGTAAAATGATTCCTGTTGCGACCAGAAAAAAAGATGTCATCCAACAATTCTTGAATGATATATAA